The following are encoded together in the Lathyrus oleraceus cultivar Zhongwan6 chromosome 3, CAAS_Psat_ZW6_1.0, whole genome shotgun sequence genome:
- the LOC127127347 gene encoding cationic peroxidase 1 gives MIFAITKVVFFSLFCLIGTTSAQLSSNFYTRTCPLLLPTIKIEILAAVINERRMGASLLRLHFHDCFVQGCDASVLLDDTSSFTGEKSAGPNDGSLRGFNVIDTIKSKVERLCPNTVSCADILAVAARDSVVVLGGPSWTVQLGRRDSTTASLNLANSDLPGPSSELSDLTNAFSTKGFTVEEIVALSGSHTIGQGSCRFFRNRIYNENNIDPTFAKSLQANCPTTGGDANLSPLDTTTPNTFDNAYYKNLQNKKGLFHSDQVLFNGGSTDSQVNSYVNNPTSFRVDFANAMIKMGNLSPLTGSSGQIRKNCRNIN, from the exons ATGATCTTTGCAATCACCAAAGTTGTTTTTTTCTCACTCTTTTGCCTTATTGGCACAACTTCAGCTCAGTTATCCTCGAATTTTTATACCAGAACATGTCCTCTTTTGCTTCCAACCATTAAAATAGAAATACTTGCTGCTGTTATCAACGAGCGTCGCATGGGTGCATCACTACTTCGTCTTCATTTCCATGATTGCTTTGTTCAA GGTTGTGATGCTTCAGTACTATTGGATGATACATCAAGTTTCACGGGTGAAAAATCAGCAGGTCCAAATGATGGTTCCTTAAGAGGTTTTAATGTAATTGACACCATAAAATCCAAAGTAGAGAGGTTATGTCCTAATACTGTCTCTTGTGCTGATATTCTTGCTGTCGCAGCAAGAGACTCCGTTGTTGTT CTTGGAGGACCTAGTTGGACTGTTCAATTGGGAAGAAGAGATTCAACAACAGCAAGTTTAAATTTAGCTAACTCAGATTTGCCAGGTCCATCCTCTGAATTAAGTGACCTTACAAATGCTTTCTCTACCAAAGGTTTCACAGTTGAAGAAATAGTTGCTCTTTCAG GATCACACACAATTGGTCAAGGTAGCTGCAGATTCTTCAGAAACAGGATTTACAATGAAAACAACATAGATCCCACATTTGCAAAATCATTGCAAGCAAATTGTCCTACCACAGGTGGTGATGCAAATTTGTCACCACTAGACACCACCACACCAAACACATTCGACAATGCTTATTACAAGAACTTGCAAAACAAAAAGGGTCTTTTTCACTCAGATCAAGTGCTTTTCAATGGTGGTTCAACAGACTCTCAAGTTAATTCTTATGTTAACAACCCTACAAGTTTTAGAGTTGATTTTGCCAATGCAATGATCAAAATGGGAAACCTTAGTCCACTCACTGGGTCTAGTGGTCAGATAAGGAAGAATTGTAGGAATATCAACTAA